A part of Crassostrea angulata isolate pt1a10 chromosome 5, ASM2561291v2, whole genome shotgun sequence genomic DNA contains:
- the LOC128183803 gene encoding uncharacterized protein LOC128183803 — protein sequence MFQIINTRLTTYSLIYCYLLQTLQASSDSCDVSRTTVQTVEDCPRSEERWREAAARKNCASYASQCSDPEKLEYHCVINPFLNQTLEVCAYAQNIVLGFCVEYSVSGNMIQESANTYCPGFKKNPCPIFYRSSEAYKYPGCYNLTKKALIVTEDGKSSVKSTTVIYQAGDLSTKHHV from the exons ATGTTCCAAATCATTAACACACGTTTAACAACATATTCACTGATATATTGCTATCTATTGCAG acTTTGCAAGCAAGCAGTGACTCATGTGATGTATCAAGAACAACGGTACAAACTGTTGAAGATTGTCCAAGAAGTGAGGAGAGATGGAGGGAGGCAGCAGCAAGGAAAAACTGTGCATCATATGCTAGCCAATGCAGTGATCCCGAGAAGCTCGAGTATCACTGCGTCATCAACCCGTTTCTCAACCAGACACTAGAAGTATGCGCATATGCACAAAATATTGTGTTAG GTTTCTGTGTGGAATACAGTGTCAGTGGAAATATGATTCAAGAAAGCGCAAATACATATTGTCCAGGTTTTAAAAAGAATCCATGCCCAATTTTTTATCGCTCCTCGGAGGCCTACAAAT atCCAGGTTGCTATAATTTGACTAAAAAAGCATTAATAGTAACAGAGGACGGGAAGTCAAGTGTAAAGTCAACCACTGTCATATACCAAGCAGGTGATTTGTCTACAAAACATCATGTGTAA
- the LOC128183804 gene encoding uncharacterized protein LOC128183804 yields the protein MASNTSQHSDESSESLDPMMEAGSSSFEEMEDIVPLDTQSYLFEPEAGSDDGVFHQQSSPESNNEDRLGNSDWCTCGNCPLMSTIEESVCCHEIPQIMTVLKEDPGKPCIVAHNGFEPVCLHPSNLRTTYYNYRQHYDNLPGSNK from the exons ATGGCATCGAATACAAGTCAACACAGCGACGAAAGCAGTGAGAGTTTAGACCCTATGATGGAAGCCGGGTCATCCAGTTTTGAAGAGATGGAAGAC attGTGCCCCTAGACACACAGTCTTATCTTTTTGAACCCGAGGCCGGCTCGGATGATGGGGTATTTCACCAGCAATCCTCCCCAGAGTCAAACAACGAGGACCGACTGGGAAACAGCGATTG GTGCACATGTGGTAACTGCCCTCTAATGTCAACCATTGAGGAGTCAGTGTGCTGTCATGAGATCCCTCAAATCATGACAGTTTTGAAGGAGGATCCTGGAAAACCATGCATAGTAGCGCACAACGGCTTTGAACCTGTGTGTCTGCACCCTTCCAATCTGCGTACGACATACTACAACTACAGACAGCATTATGACAACTTGCCGGGATCCAACAAGTAG